In a genomic window of Pelotomaculum thermopropionicum SI:
- the FadR gene encoding transcriptional regulator: MELQPIKTKRIYETIVEQIKNLIVSGNLKPGDKLPSEKELAEILQVSRTSVREALCALDMVGILEVRPGGGAFVRQFNPHDILESLSFALILQKEKIRDIMEVRRGLEIEAAGLAAERATEENLAKMEEALRQMEADQAMGAPGDESDLKFHYGVVEAARNPLLLRVMNTIYDTMNQTLRITRNLWLTSSTPQRLLEEHRQIYQAIKSKNGRKARKIMSLHIQKVLKELERIYS; the protein is encoded by the coding sequence ATGGAACTACAGCCGATCAAAACAAAGCGCATTTATGAAACAATTGTGGAACAAATTAAAAACTTAATCGTCAGCGGGAATTTAAAACCTGGTGACAAGCTGCCTTCAGAAAAAGAGCTGGCGGAAATACTGCAGGTAAGCCGCACTTCGGTCAGGGAAGCGCTGTGCGCCCTCGATATGGTGGGCATTTTAGAGGTGCGCCCCGGAGGCGGCGCTTTTGTACGGCAGTTCAACCCGCACGATATTTTAGAATCCCTTTCATTTGCCCTCATTCTGCAAAAGGAAAAAATCCGGGATATTATGGAGGTGCGGCGGGGCCTGGAAATTGAGGCGGCAGGCCTGGCGGCCGAAAGGGCTACAGAGGAAAATTTAGCCAAAATGGAAGAGGCCCTCCGCCAAATGGAAGCCGATCAGGCAATGGGAGCCCCGGGGGACGAATCGGATTTAAAATTTCATTACGGGGTTGTCGAAGCAGCGCGCAATCCGCTCCTGCTCAGGGTTATGAACACAATTTACGATACCATGAACCAGACCTTAAGAATAACAAGGAACTTATGGCTTACATCCAGCACGCCGCAGAGGCTTCTGGAGGAGCACCGGCAGATCTACCAGGCAATCAAATCAAAAAACGGCAGGAAAGCGAGAAAGATAATGTCCCTGCACATTCAAAAGGTGCTTAAGGAGCTGGAGCGCATCTACAGTTAA
- the GlpC gene encoding Fe-S oxidoreductase encodes MSYFYDLSKVEEEIANCMRCGNCQASCPYYRETLSESNVARGRIRLAKAILEGSLPYSPALAERMECMTCYACNAICPCGVKVDKILLAARAALVRQGGAPALKKVMALALKNQRMLDLFVRAAATTKPLFLKKHPLGGHKLRFYAGLNGRRVLPDIAGKNFRDRIQEHITVPGARKTAALFTGCLGNYVYPQTSAAAVDILSKSGFNVVIPRAQHCCGAPLSLNGVVDAAEALARSHADLFFSLAADIIVTICGTCGESFKKKYPELLSGSPSYSHKAKIIAARTCDIAQVACEYTLNGRSRLKELNMDVTYHEPCHLGRGMGVSKEPVQIIQSIPGVNFRPLKEPARCCGNAGSFNITHYGLSLRILKHKLADIESTGAGAVITGCSACRMQLADGMAQEGKKPVIMHTAELLAMSLKA; translated from the coding sequence ATGAGCTATTTTTACGATCTCTCAAAAGTGGAAGAGGAGATAGCCAACTGCATGCGCTGCGGCAACTGTCAGGCATCCTGCCCCTATTACCGGGAAACCCTGAGCGAATCCAATGTGGCCCGCGGGCGGATCAGGCTGGCCAAAGCAATTCTGGAAGGCAGTCTGCCTTACAGCCCGGCCCTGGCCGAGCGCATGGAATGCATGACCTGTTATGCCTGCAATGCAATCTGCCCCTGCGGCGTAAAGGTAGATAAAATACTTTTAGCCGCCCGGGCTGCCCTGGTCAGACAGGGCGGCGCGCCAGCGCTGAAAAAAGTAATGGCTCTGGCCTTAAAAAATCAGCGGATGCTCGACCTTTTTGTCAGGGCAGCAGCTACAACAAAGCCGCTGTTCTTAAAAAAGCACCCGCTTGGCGGGCACAAGCTCCGCTTCTACGCCGGCTTGAACGGCCGCCGCGTGCTGCCGGACATTGCCGGCAAAAATTTTCGCGACCGCATCCAGGAACACATTACCGTGCCCGGAGCCCGCAAAACCGCCGCCCTCTTTACCGGCTGCCTGGGCAACTACGTCTACCCGCAGACTTCAGCCGCAGCAGTAGATATTCTTTCTAAAAGCGGTTTTAACGTCGTTATCCCCAGGGCTCAGCATTGCTGCGGCGCGCCGCTTTCCTTAAACGGCGTTGTAGACGCTGCCGAAGCCCTGGCCCGCTCGCACGCAGACCTGTTCTTTTCATTAGCGGCAGACATTATTGTAACCATATGCGGCACCTGCGGTGAATCATTTAAAAAGAAATACCCGGAGCTTTTGAGCGGATCGCCCTCATACTCTCACAAGGCGAAGATAATTGCCGCCAGAACCTGCGATATTGCCCAGGTTGCCTGTGAATACACCCTTAACGGCCGTTCCCGGTTGAAAGAGCTGAATATGGACGTGACCTATCACGAGCCGTGCCACCTGGGGCGGGGGATGGGGGTAAGCAAAGAGCCTGTACAGATTATTCAAAGCATCCCGGGCGTAAACTTCAGGCCCTTAAAAGAACCCGCCCGCTGCTGCGGCAACGCCGGTTCGTTTAATATCACCCACTACGGCCTTTCGCTCAGAATCCTCAAACACAAATTGGCGGATATTGAAAGTACGGGGGCCGGGGCCGTAATTACCGGGTGCAGTGCCTGCCGCATGCAACTGGCCGACGGAATGGCCCAAGAAGGCAAAAAGCCCGTCATCATGCACACCGCCGAACTGCTGGCCATGTCTTTAAAAGCATGA
- the FadR gene encoding transcriptional regulator: protein MISGEGCESAAMNLKPVKTKKVYEEIIEQVKNLIADGTLKPGDRLIPEREMADRLQVGRSAVREAYRALEAMGIIDIRQGEGTFIKEVNTDMLAETLALMLATEKNTMREFLELRKILEVGAAGLAALRCTDEEVIKMAGALAQMEEDIKAGDVGQQADWQFHYAIAEATRNSLLVLLMDSIRDTMSRLLKEARDELYRTPGTPQRLLKEHYEIFEAVKNGHDVKAQKAMYDHLDRVEKALFP, encoded by the coding sequence ATGATTTCAGGAGAGGGATGTGAAAGTGCGGCCATGAACTTAAAGCCCGTGAAAACCAAAAAGGTGTATGAGGAGATTATCGAGCAGGTAAAGAACCTGATAGCCGACGGTACGCTCAAGCCGGGCGACCGGCTTATTCCGGAGCGCGAAATGGCGGACAGGCTGCAGGTGGGACGGTCAGCCGTGCGGGAGGCATACAGGGCCCTGGAGGCCATGGGCATCATCGATATCAGGCAGGGCGAAGGCACTTTTATCAAAGAAGTGAATACCGACATGCTTGCAGAAACGCTGGCGCTAATGCTGGCCACAGAAAAAAACACCATGCGCGAATTCCTGGAGCTCAGAAAAATTTTAGAAGTCGGTGCTGCCGGCCTGGCCGCCCTGCGCTGCACCGATGAAGAAGTAATAAAGATGGCAGGGGCGCTGGCCCAGATGGAAGAGGACATCAAGGCGGGAGATGTGGGCCAGCAGGCCGACTGGCAGTTCCACTACGCCATTGCCGAGGCCACCCGCAACTCCCTGCTGGTACTACTGATGGACTCCATCCGGGATACCATGAGCAGGTTGTTGAAGGAGGCGAGGGATGAACTTTACCGCACGCCCGGTACACCTCAGAGGCTTTTAAAGGAGCATTACGAGATTTTTGAAGCCGTAAAAAACGGTCACGACGTTAAGGCCCAAAAGGCAATGTACGATCATCTGGACAGAGTAGAAAAAGCCCTCTTTCCTTAA